Proteins encoded in a region of the Elaeis guineensis isolate ETL-2024a chromosome 7, EG11, whole genome shotgun sequence genome:
- the LOC105047912 gene encoding uncharacterized protein, protein MEDQEDRRQGQEEQGEEGEEEGESSEVLRPSLPMGRVKKIVKLDREIKKVNSEALFLISLSTDLFLRSLASSARDAALLSKRRTIKLDHLRSAACSHPPTSDFLLDSLPRPSPPSKPAARPRPAAASEKPLPPGARRIDDFFRKPTADSQ, encoded by the coding sequence ATGGAAGACCAAGAGGATCGACGACAAGGCCAAGAggaacaaggagaagaaggagaggaagagggcgAGAGCAGCGAAGTTCTGAGGCCATCGCTGCCGATGGGGAGGGTGAAGAAGATAGTGAAGCTGGACCGGGAGATCAAGAAGGTGAACTCGGAAGCCCTCTTTCTCATCTCCCTCTCTACCGACCTCTTCCTCCGATCCCTCGCCTCCAGCGCCCGCGACGCCGCCCTCCTCAGCAAACGCCGCACCATCAAGCTCGACCACCTCCGCTCCGCCGCGTGCTCCCACCCTCCTACCTCCGACTTCCTCCTCGACTCCCTCCCCCGCCCTTCGCCTCCCTCCAAGCCGGCCGCTCGGCCCAGACCCGCCGCCGCCTCCGAGAAGCCCCTCCCTCCCGGTGCCCGCCGGATCGACGATTTCTTCCGGAAGCCGACGGCGGATTCTCAGTAA